From a region of the Synechococcus sp. PCC 7335 genome:
- a CDS encoding zinc-dependent alcohol dehydrogenase family protein has product MMRAMLLNKPGQPLRLAELPIPQPGPHQVLLRVRACGVCRTDLHIIDGELTAPKLPLILGHQIVGTVIKTENHASVFKPGQRVGVPWLGQTCQHCRYCLNHQENLCDNALFTGYTLNGGYAEYAIANQQFCFPIPDTFPDLQAAPLLCAGLIGYRAYRMVKDAKRIGFYGFGAAAHILVQLARFQSREVYAFTRPGDVSSQQFAKRLGAVWAGGSDEPPPELLDAAIIFAPAGSLVPAALRAVIKGGIVVCAGIHMSDIPAFSYDILWGERQVRSVANLTRQDGEDFLRLAPQVPIKTEVTRFSLEAANDAITALRAGHIDGAAVLVPETHR; this is encoded by the coding sequence ATGATGCGCGCCATGCTATTGAATAAACCAGGTCAACCTCTGCGGCTAGCCGAACTGCCCATTCCTCAGCCGGGGCCGCATCAGGTGCTGCTGCGCGTTAGAGCCTGTGGGGTTTGTCGCACCGACTTGCACATCATAGATGGTGAACTGACCGCGCCCAAGCTGCCGTTAATTCTAGGCCATCAAATAGTCGGCACAGTCATCAAAACAGAGAATCACGCTTCTGTGTTTAAACCCGGTCAGCGAGTCGGCGTTCCTTGGCTAGGCCAAACCTGTCAGCACTGCCGCTATTGCCTCAACCATCAAGAAAACCTTTGTGACAATGCGCTATTTACTGGCTACACCCTGAACGGTGGCTATGCGGAATATGCGATCGCCAACCAGCAGTTCTGCTTCCCTATTCCAGACACCTTTCCCGACTTGCAGGCTGCGCCGCTGCTATGCGCTGGGCTCATCGGCTACCGGGCCTATCGAATGGTCAAAGACGCCAAACGTATTGGATTTTACGGCTTTGGCGCAGCTGCCCATATACTCGTTCAGCTCGCCCGGTTTCAGTCTCGCGAAGTTTATGCCTTCACCAGGCCTGGAGACGTAAGCAGTCAACAGTTTGCCAAGCGACTGGGCGCCGTCTGGGCAGGCGGCTCTGATGAGCCACCGCCGGAGTTATTAGATGCTGCGATTATCTTTGCACCTGCCGGATCACTGGTACCTGCGGCGCTCAGGGCAGTCATCAAAGGTGGCATTGTTGTTTGCGCAGGCATTCACATGAGTGACATTCCAGCTTTTTCCTACGATATTTTGTGGGGAGAGCGGCAGGTACGCTCTGTGGCTAACCTTACTCGTCAAGATGGCGAAGACTTTCTTCGACTAGCGCCTCAAGTGCCGATCAAAACAGAAGTGACTCGCTTTTCGCTGGAGGCTGCTAACGACGCGATCACCGCCTTACGTGCAGGCCATATAGACGGCGCGGCAGTTCTAGTCCCCGAGACTCATCGATGA
- a CDS encoding MBL fold metallo-hydrolase, which produces MLFRQLFDDESSTYTYLIADPQTQEAVLVDPVVENVDRDLKLIRELDLTLLFCLETHIHADHITGTGKIRDRTGCKGLVPENAHTDCASEFVKHGQILKVGSVTIEAIETHGHTDSHMAYLVEGDRVLTGDALLIRGCGRTDFQGGSAKTLYDHITQRLFTLPDSTRVYPAHDYHGQTVSTIGEEKRWNPRFVETDADPSHLRERADFVQLMNNLDLPDPKKIMEAVPANEHCGKKAA; this is translated from the coding sequence ATGTTATTTCGCCAACTGTTTGATGACGAGTCAAGTACCTACACCTACCTGATTGCCGATCCGCAGACTCAGGAAGCAGTTCTGGTCGATCCCGTCGTAGAGAATGTAGATCGAGATCTGAAGCTTATTCGTGAGCTAGATCTCACTCTCTTGTTCTGTTTAGAAACGCATATTCACGCTGACCACATTACCGGAACTGGCAAAATCAGAGACCGCACTGGCTGCAAGGGGCTAGTTCCTGAAAATGCACATACAGACTGCGCTAGTGAATTTGTAAAGCATGGCCAGATCTTAAAAGTTGGCAGTGTCACTATCGAGGCAATTGAAACGCATGGCCATACCGATAGTCATATGGCTTATTTAGTAGAAGGAGACAGAGTTCTGACTGGCGACGCGCTACTGATTCGCGGCTGTGGCCGCACGGACTTTCAAGGGGGCAGTGCCAAAACGCTCTATGACCACATTACGCAGCGGCTGTTCACCTTGCCCGATAGCACGCGGGTATATCCAGCTCACGACTATCACGGCCAAACGGTATCCACCATCGGTGAAGAAAAGCGCTGGAATCCTCGGTTTGTAGAGACGGATGCCGACCCATCACATCTGCGTGAACGCGCAGACTTTGTTCAGCTTATGAACAACCTAGACCTGCCCGATCCGAAGAAGATTATGGAAGCAGTGCCTGCTAATGAACACTGCGGTAAAAAAGCCGCTTAG
- a CDS encoding helix-turn-helix transcriptional regulator, giving the protein MSRATKKSARKDQPAKATSANRVAQLSPESLALIANFFKVLSEPSRLQIVCTLKTGPHNITEIIEQTGLGQANVSKHLKLLSQAGIVSRQPRGVSAYYEIANPAFFQLCEIVCESLSIQLEQQTRRVEELTATS; this is encoded by the coding sequence GTGTCGAGAGCGACTAAAAAATCGGCTAGGAAGGATCAGCCAGCTAAAGCGACTTCTGCGAATAGAGTAGCTCAGCTTTCTCCTGAGTCGCTAGCGCTGATTGCCAATTTCTTCAAAGTGCTCTCCGAACCCAGTCGGTTGCAGATTGTTTGCACCCTCAAGACTGGCCCGCATAATATCACCGAGATTATCGAACAAACAGGATTAGGTCAAGCAAACGTCTCGAAACATCTAAAGCTACTTTCTCAAGCAGGCATTGTCTCAAGGCAGCCTCGTGGCGTATCGGCCTACTACGAAATTGCTAATCCCGCTTTCTTCCAGCTCTGTGAAATTGTGTGCGAGTCGCTCTCTATTCAGCTTGAACAACAAACTCGTCGGGTTGAAGAACTCACGGCTACCTCGTAA
- a CDS encoding TSUP family transporter: MKTAVGTSLLIIALNSAVGFMGYLDQVSISWGLTLSFTLAAGLGTVLGSQLSKSIEASKLQKGFGYFVLAVAVFVLVQR; the protein is encoded by the coding sequence ATGAAGACAGCGGTAGGCACTTCTTTGTTGATCATTGCATTGAACTCCGCAGTAGGCTTTATGGGCTATCTCGATCAGGTCTCTATCAGCTGGGGGCTAACGCTGTCTTTTACGCTGGCCGCCGGGCTAGGGACTGTTTTAGGCAGCCAGCTTTCTAAATCAATTGAGGCGAGCAAGCTGCAAAAGGGGTTTGGCTACTTCGTGCTAGCTGTCGCCGTTTTTGTATTGGTACAGCGTTAG
- a CDS encoding DUF6691 family protein → MKQLIKQDFLALGSGIVFGVGLGLSQMIDRQRVLGFLDLAGTWDPTLLFVLAGAVAFTVVAFRFVLRRKTPLLADKFYVPSRNDVDSRLVLGAALFGIGWGLSGYCPGPGITALVLGSWNPVLFVLALIAGMFAFSYYEARQ, encoded by the coding sequence ATGAAACAGCTTATAAAACAAGACTTTTTGGCGTTGGGTTCGGGCATCGTCTTTGGCGTCGGACTGGGCCTTTCGCAAATGATCGATCGGCAGCGGGTGCTGGGGTTTCTAGACCTAGCGGGCACCTGGGATCCGACGTTGCTGTTTGTACTAGCGGGGGCAGTGGCCTTTACGGTTGTTGCATTTCGCTTTGTGCTACGCCGTAAAACGCCGCTGCTAGCAGACAAATTTTATGTGCCCAGCCGCAACGACGTTGACAGCAGGCTGGTGCTGGGCGCTGCTCTATTCGGCATTGGCTGGGGTCTTTCGGGCTATTGCCCTGGGCCTGGCATTACCGCGCTGGTGCTCGGTAGCTGGAATCCGGTACTGTTTGTCCTAGCCCTCATCGCTGGCATGTTTGCTTTTAGTTACTACGAAGCTCGCCAGTAA
- a CDS encoding sulfite exporter TauE/SafE family protein, with the protein MKVIVLGHILAIGIGLSLGLIGGGGSILAVPILVYVMGVGSRGAIAMSLFIVGCVSLLGVIPYARQGHVSWQIVAGFTPAAMVGAYLGTQLVKLPFITDAVQLVCFGLVMLAASLLMITKGSSRPKRPEVSAALSRSNNSGSKRPKSRRFESKRSGSKRLFTRRFPIWLTIAVQGLGVGVVTGFVSVGAAS; encoded by the coding sequence ATGAAAGTGATCGTTTTAGGCCATATTTTAGCGATTGGCATTGGCCTGAGTCTGGGCCTGATTGGTGGCGGTGGATCTATCTTGGCGGTGCCTATCTTGGTCTATGTGATGGGAGTAGGTAGCCGAGGTGCGATCGCCATGAGTTTGTTCATTGTGGGTTGCGTTAGCTTGCTAGGCGTAATTCCCTATGCCCGGCAGGGTCACGTTAGCTGGCAAATCGTTGCAGGGTTTACCCCCGCTGCAATGGTAGGCGCTTATCTAGGCACTCAGCTAGTGAAGCTGCCTTTTATTACGGATGCTGTGCAGCTAGTTTGCTTTGGGCTAGTGATGTTGGCCGCTAGCTTGCTGATGATTACAAAGGGATCAAGTCGGCCCAAGCGCCCAGAAGTTAGCGCGGCACTGTCTCGATCAAACAACTCTGGATCGAAGAGACCCAAATCAAGAAGATTCGAATCGAAAAGATCTGGATCAAAAAGACTATTTACTCGAAGATTTCCTATCTGGCTGACAATTGCAGTGCAGGGCCTGGGTGTCGGCGTTGTGACTGGGTTTGTGAGCGTGGGGGCGGCTTCCTGA
- a CDS encoding YeeE/YedE family protein: MADFNLTTALLGGLLIGLSSTLLLLFNGRIAGISGIVNGAIRLGRDSRWRWLFIAGLLLGGGLYEGAIAPQPTPVSEFAPVSMIAGGLLVGFGTRLGNGCTSGHGVCGLGRLSFRSLVAVLTFLATGFITVFITRHLF; the protein is encoded by the coding sequence ATGGCGGATTTTAATTTGACGACGGCTTTGCTAGGCGGCCTGCTGATTGGCCTAAGCTCGACTTTGTTGCTGCTGTTCAACGGTCGAATTGCGGGCATTAGCGGCATTGTGAACGGTGCCATTCGCTTGGGGCGTGATAGTCGCTGGCGATGGCTGTTTATCGCTGGGCTGCTGTTAGGCGGCGGGCTGTACGAAGGGGCGATCGCACCTCAGCCGACCCCAGTATCTGAATTCGCGCCAGTTTCTATGATTGCAGGCGGGCTATTAGTCGGCTTTGGCACACGCTTGGGCAATGGCTGTACGAGTGGGCACGGCGTATGCGGACTGGGCCGACTGTCATTTCGCTCTTTGGTGGCGGTGCTGACCTTTTTGGCCACCGGGTTTATTACTGTATTTATCACGCGACATTTATTCTAA